The Clostridium sp. DL-VIII DNA window AAGATTTTATGGAATGTACCACTAAGAAATGTCTATTATGCGGATACTGGAAGGTATACAATGATAGTAAGAATGCAAAAATAATCTTCAACATATATGATAAAGTTAAAGAATACACCATAAAAAATATGCTTCAAGGATACTTATCGCATGACCTCGCTTTAAGTATAAAAACCTCATTCTATATAAATGCTATCTAATATTTTAGATAGAAAAAAATTATTATGAAGTTAAAATAGAAAATATTCTTTACAGCACACACTGCTGTAAACAAAAGTAATTAACCACCATAGTTATATTATTTATTGATCACATACCATTAAATAATATATTATAATTAATCATACAAAATATTCTTGATGCTCACACATCATTAAGGATGCTTTCTATGAAACACAAACAAATTATTTCTTACAGATATTAATTAGAGTAATTACGTACATTCCATGAAATTTATATAAGGTTCATAAGGTTAGCACATAGCCTTATGAACCTATAATTTTTGGAGATTTATGTATGATATAGGCATTAAGTCACCGAAACCAAATAATTGCTATTCTAATTGTTTTTTACAATTAGAATAAATTACAGTATAATTTATGTTATGGCATTTTTTATAAATAATTATAATGGGGATATTTTAGAATATAAGAGCAGAAAATATAAAAAATATTATCTTGAAGCTATCTAACTTAGATAGTATAGACCATAAGAAGGAATTTGGATTCTAAGAATTTGTAGAATAGAATATGAGGTGATGCTTATGTTATTTAATAAACTCTTTGAGATAGATAAAGTAAGTGATTCTATAGGAAATATTAATTTTAGGGAAGCAGTTAGAGGAATTATTATAAAGGATAAGAAAATTTTAATGGTGCATTCTAAAAATCAAGATTATAAGTTTCCTGGTGGAGGAATAAAAAGAGATGAAGGGCATATGAATGCATTAGCAAGAGAAATACAAGAAGAAACGGGCTATATCTGCAGCAAAATTAATGATAGAGCTGGAATTGTAGTAGAGCGAAGTAATGATAGATATGTTAATAATAGAGTTTTTAAAATGATATCTTACTATTATTTTGCTGAGGTGCTGAATAAAAAAAGAAGCCAAAAATTAGATCCCTACGAAGCAGAATTAGGATTTAAACCAGAATGGATTACATTAGAAGATGCTATTAATAATAATGAGAAGATAATATCGGCAGGAATTGAACCAATTGCAAATTGGATTTTTAGAGAAACGTATGTATTAAAGAAAATTAGAAAGAACATTGATGCAATTACTAAATAGAGAATAACTTATACATTTAAAAATATGTAAATACAAGATTTTTTATCGCTCGTAGCTAATATAGTAATATATACAGGGAAATTTCTTAGATTTTCTCTAGAATGAGAATTTCCCTTGTTTTAATATACGAGTTGCTTAAGAGGAAGAAGGATATTCTATGTTCATAAGAAGAGATGTATTAAAATTGGCAATACCAATAATAGTAGAGCAGACTTTTGTCATGCTGCTTGGGACATGCAATACAATGATGGCAGGACATATTGGAGAACAAGCTGTTTCAGCAATTGGAATGGTCGATTCAATAAACAATATGTTCATATCATTTTTTGCGGCATTATCAGTTGGAGCAACAGTAGTAGTTGCACAGCAGATTGGACAAGGTAAACCCAAAAGGGCAAATGAGACTGCAAAGCAGGCTATTGTATCAGGTATATTGGTATCTTCCGTGATAACATTACTTTTATGGATCTTTAGATTACAGTTAATTAATGTATTATATGGATCAGCAGAAGAATTAGTTAAAACAGATGCAAAACTATATTTGGAATTTACCTTACTTACATATCCATTTATTGCCATTGAACAAATCGCCAATGGAATATTAAGAGGGTGTGGAGATACAAAAACTCCTATGAAAATAACTATGTTTATGAATGGTATAAATATAGTTTTAGGATAT harbors:
- a CDS encoding NUDIX domain-containing protein; the encoded protein is MLFNKLFEIDKVSDSIGNINFREAVRGIIIKDKKILMVHSKNQDYKFPGGGIKRDEGHMNALAREIQEETGYICSKINDRAGIVVERSNDRYVNNRVFKMISYYYFAEVLNKKRSQKLDPYEAELGFKPEWITLEDAINNNEKIISAGIEPIANWIFRETYVLKKIRKNIDAITK